Sequence from the Longimicrobium sp. genome:
AGATGCGCAGGCGCTTCAGCATGTCGTCGCCGTCGGCGTCTTCCTCCTGCCAGCGGTACGGCTGGCCCGAGGGGGTGGCGACCCCCTGGACTTCGACCTTCAGCTTCTCGGTCCGCCCGTCGCCGTTCCTGTGCTGGAGCGAGAGGTCGCGCAGGATGCCGTTCCAGGGGCCGTAGAAGGCGAAGTGGATGGTCTCGGTGACGTCGGTGGCGCCGTCGCGGTGGACCACCAGGTCGGCGGCGTACGTGCGGATCTTGATCGAGTCGCCCTGCGCGCGCGCCACGGGGGCGAGCGCCGGGAGGAGGGCGATGAGCAGGAGGAGTGCGCGGCGCATGCGGGACTTCGTGGATGGCGGCGGAAGGCGGGCGCGGGACGGGGCCCCGCGCCCGGGCGGGTCAGAAGCTCACCTTCGGGGCCTCGCGCTCGACCTCGGCGGCCTCGAAGAACTCGCGCGGCTGGAAGCCGAACGCGCCGGCCACGGCGTTGGAGGGGAACTGCATGATCTTGGTGTTGAATTCGCGCACCACCGCGTTGTAGTAGCGGCGCGCGTTCTGGATGGCGTCCTCGATCGCCGCCAGCTGGGCCTGCAGGTCGCGGAAGCCGCCCGAGGCCTGCAGCTGCGGGTAGGCTTCGACGGCAACCGACAGGCCGCGGAGCGCCGCCGTGAGCTGGGCCTCGGCCTGGGCGCGCTCGGCGGGGCCGGCGGACTGGGCGGCCACGGCGCGGGTGCGGGCCTGGGTGACGGCCTCCAGCGTCTCGCGCTCGTGGCCGGCGTA
This genomic interval carries:
- a CDS encoding LemA family protein, which gives rise to MTLIVIVAVVALVAVFVVAVYNQLVGLRLRSQNAWSDIDVQLKRRYDLVPNLVETVKGYAGHERETLEAVTQARTRAVAAQSAGPAERAQAEAQLTAALRGLSVAVEAYPQLQASGGFRDLQAQLAAIEDAIQNARRYYNAVVREFNTKIMQFPSNAVAGAFGFQPREFFEAAEVEREAPKVSF